The region CAGGTGTGACGATTCAGGGAAACGCCGTGCGCGCAGGGAATTCGTTTTCTGCGTCCCAGTAGCCCGCCTTCTGACTCGACTCAGCCTGCCATTGCCCGTCGACAAAACGATAGGTCGTATAGCGGGTCGCGAAATCGTCGTCGCCGTCACCGTCCATAAAGGACGACACTTGCAGTAGCTCATCCGCGCCACCGCTGGCCGGCGTAGCAATCTGCCACGCGGCTTTGCCGGTCTGGGCCAGCGTCAGAGGCTCGACCTTACCGTCGCCGCCCTTATAGCTCATCGGCTTGAGTTGCTGTTTGGAAGGCAGCAGCAGTTGAGTCGCCGGGCCGCTGTAACTGCCCATCGGTGCCGTCTGGTCGATGATCAAAAAGTACACCGGTTCCGGCAGGCCTTTGAGCGGAGCCTTCTGGACCTTGGCCAAGGGATAGCCAAGATCGTCGTGCGCCAGCATCGTGCCGGACGCCGACAGTAAGCGTACCTGAGCGTTGAGCAACGGGTTCTCCACCAGATCGCCGGGCTCGTCAAACGAGTCCTCATCCAGGCCATTGCCCCAACTGTCCTTGTGCAACTGCGCGCTGATGCGCTGGTCTTCCAGCACCTGCAACACGCTGCCGTCTTCCGTCGCCAACTTCTGGGCCAGGCGGTAACCGGCCGGCAGTGTGGCCGACTCAGCCAAGGCAATGCCCGGTAACCCGAGCAAGGCCACGAACAGGGCACATACCCCCCAACGATGGGTCTGTTGCATTGCGCTCATCCCTGATTGCTCCACGTTTATTCGAAAAGTGCATCCAACGCCTGCTCCAGGCGCGTGACCGCAATAACCTGCAAGCCCGGCGGCGATTCTTTCGGCGCATTGCCCTTGGGCACAATTGCGCGCTTGAAACCGTGCTTGGCCGCTTCTTTCAAGCGTTCCTGGCCACTCGGCACCGGGCGCACCTCGCCCGACAGGCCGACTTCACCGAACACCAACAAGTCATGGGGCAGCGGCCGATTGCGCAGGCTGGACATCACCGCCGCCATCAAGGCCAGGTCGGAGGCGGTTTCCAGCACCTTGACCCCGCCAACCACGTTGAGGAATACGTCCTGGTCATGGGTGGGAATGCCGCCGTGACGGTGTAGCACAGCGAGCAACATCGCCAGGCGGTTCTGATCCAGACCCAGCGTGACCCGGCGCGGGTTGGCCAGGTGGCTGTCATCCACCAGCGCCTGCACTTCCACCAGCATTGGCCGAGTGCCTTCCCACGTCGCCATCACCACACTTCCCGGAACTTCTTCCTGGGCACGTGTGAGAAAAATGGCCGACGGGTTAGAGACTTCTTTCAATCCTCGGTCGGTCATGGCGAACACGCCCAACTCATTGACTGCACCAAAGCGGTTCTTCACCGCCCGCAGCAATCGCAAGCGGCCATCGGATTCGCCTTCGAAATACAGCACCGTGTCGACCATATGCTCAAGCACCCGTGGCCCGGCCAGCGCGCCTTCTTTGGTCACATGGCCGACCAGGAAGATCGCCGTACCGCTCTGCTTGGCATACCGCACCAGCAACGCCGCGCTTTCACGCACCTGGGATACGCCGCCCGGTGCCGACTGCAACTGCTCGGTGAAAATCGTCTGGATCGAGTCGATCACCATGACCTTGGGCTTTTCGATGCGGGCCGTGGCGATGATGCTTTCGATGCAGGTTTCGGTCATTACCCGCAGTTGATCCTGGGGCAGGCCCAGGCGACGGGCGCGCATGGCCACTTGCTGCTGGGATTCTTCGCCGGTGACATACAGCGCCGGCATGCGACTGGCGATGCTGCACAGGGTTTGCAACAGGATGGTTGATTTACCGATGCCGGGGTCGCCACCGATCAGCACCACCGAACCGTCCACCAGGCCACCGCCGAGCACGCGGTCCAGCTCACCGGAAGCCGTGGAGAAACGCGGGATCTCTTCAACACTGACTTCGGCCAAGGTCTTGATCTGCGCCTGCTGCCCGGTCCAGCCGGCTCGGCCGGTAGGGGCCGCAGCGCCGCCGCTTTCGATCATGGTTTCAGTCAGGGTGTTCCACGCGCCACACTCGGTGCATTGGCCGGCCCACTTGGGAAAGGTCGCGCCGCACTCCGTGCAGCCGTACATGCGCTTGGCCTTTGCCATTTGAGAACCTCCAACCGAAAAACCGCGATGATAGCTCAGCGCGGCGCCGGGGTCCGGATTTCACCACTGGCTAATCGTGAAGCACTGTTGCCGATCGGGTCCTCGGCGTTGAGGTCGGCGCCCTTGGCTTTTAATTCATCCATCAGCTCGATGCGCTTGAACAGCCCGGCGTACATGGCGGCGGTCTGCCCGGCGCCGTTGCGCTGGTCGGGGTTGCAGTCGGTGGCCAGCAGCCGTTGGGCGATTTTCAACTCGCCTTTGAAGATTGCCCCCATCAACGCCGTATTGCCGCGTTTGTCCTGCACGCAGGCGTCGGCGCCGGCGTTGAGCAGGCGCTCCACGAAAGACCCCTGGCCGTGGTAGGCGGCAAGGATCAGCGCGGTGTAACCCTTGTCGTCCTGGGTATTGAGGCTGTAGCCGGATTCGATGAAGGTGTTGAGCATATCGACATCGCCACGGCGGGCGGCGTCGAAGTAGTAGTCCTGTAACTGCGCCTTGAGCGCGACCGGGTCGGGGGCCTCGGCATGGGCGACGAAGGCGAGCATTGCCATCAGTAAACCGAGAGAGATTCGCATGGGTTTTCTCCTAACAGGGGGTCGACACCCTGATCTGGGCGTCGACCGGAACCAACGTCAGTCAGTCAGTTTTTCTGCCAGCGCTTTAACGCGAGCCAGGTCACCTTTGGCGACCTTGGTCACACCCGTGCCGTACTCCGGGTCAGCTTTATAGAGGAACGACAGGATGATGTGCTTGCTCTCATCATCAGTCGTCGCCAGCGAGCCGCCGAAGTTTTCGATCAGGTCCTGACGCTCTTTCTTGCTGTAGGTGCGGTACAAGTCACCGGCCTGCTTGAAGTTCTGCTCACGCTGGATCTTCGCCTGCTGGGTGCTACCCGACAGCGCCGACTGGCTGTAGCGCGCGGTTTGCGGCTCTTCGCGTGGTAACAGCCGGCTTGGCTGGTAGTTCACGCCGGTGGTGGTTTTGCCGAAGTTCATCGCGCCGTCCTGGTTACCGTTGTTGACGGTGACGCGGGGTGCGTTGATCGGCAGTTGCAGGGCGTTCGGCCCCAGGCGGTACATCTGGGTGTCGGCGTAGGAGAACACCCGGCCTTGCAGCAAGCGGTCTTCCGACGGTTCGATGCCCGGGACCAGGTTGGCCGGGGCCATGGCCACTTGCTCGGTTTCCTGGAAGACATTCGCCGGGTTGCGGTTCAACACCATCTGCCCGACTTTACGCTCCGGCACGTTCGGCCAGATCTTGGTGGCGTCCAGCGGGTCGAAATCAAACTTGGCCAAGTCCTCGGGTTTAAGCACTTGCACATACAGGTCCCACTTGGGGAAGTCGCCCTTGTTGATGTGGGTAACCAAGTCATTGGTCATGTGGCTGTAGTCACGCCCTTGCACCTCGGTAACTTGCTTGGGATCGAGGTTCTTGATGCCTTGCAGGCTCTTCCAGTGGAACTTGACGTAGTGCACTTCGCCTTTGGCGTTGATCAACTTGTAGGCATGTACGCCGTTGCCGTCCATTTCCCGATAACTGGCCGGGGTGCCGGAGTCTGAGTACAGCTCGGTCAGCGTACGGGTGGACTCGGGAACATGGGAGAAGAAGTCAAAACGACGGGAGTCGTCGTCCAGGTTAGTGCGTGGGTCGGGTTTGAACGCGTGCACCATGTCCGGGAATTTAATGGCGTCACGAATGAAAAACGTCGGGAAGTTGTTTCCTACCAGGTCCCAGTTGCCTTCGGCGGTGTAGAACTTGGTGGCGAAGCCGCGCGGGTCACGCAGGGTTTCTGGAGAGTGGTTGCCGTGGACCACGGCCGAGAAGCGCACGAATACCGGCGTCGCTTCACCTGCGGCGAAGACCTTGGCTTTGGTCAGGTCGCTGAGGTTGTCGGTGGCGGTGAATGTACCGTGGGCGCCGGTGCCACGCGCGTGCACCACACGTTCCGGGATGCGTTCACGGTCGAAGCGCTGCAGTTTTTGAATAAGCTGCACGTCCTGCAGCAGCACGGGGCCATTGGCACCGGCCGTTTGGGAGTTCTGGTTGTCACCCACGGCAGCGCCGTTATCGCGGGTCAGGTTGGCGGCTTGTACAGAGAGGGAAAGCAGGCTGGCGGTCACCAGTGCCAACGCGTATCGCGCTGAAACCGGCCCGCGGCTCATTGGAGTATTCATCGAGGTGTCCTCTGGTTTTTTTGTGCACATTCAGTTGTGCTTGCCAGAGGCTAGTGACCTGCGAGTCAGAAGATAAATAGAAAAACACCACCGGTACGATTAAGAAAAAAGTGTGGTAACCCACTGAAACAGCGAGTATTTCGCGCGCGATTGGTGGCACTTTGCAAACTATTTGCGCTTTAATGTGTCGATAAAAATTGACAGTGTTAACGGTTGTGTCGCGCAAGCCGCCTACGACTGAATTACACTGACCTCCACCCTTCTCATCTGTAACAAGGAATAACCTATGGGCGTGATCAGTGAGTTCAAGGCCTTCGCGGTCAAAGGTAATGTGGTCGATATGGCCGTCGGTATCATCATCGGCGCCGCCTTCGGCAAGATTGTTTCCTCGTTTGTAGGCGACGTGGTCATGCCGCCCATCGGTCTGCTGATCGGTGGCGTGGACTTCGCTGACTTGGCCGTGCAACTCAAGGCGGCGCAAGGCAGTGCTCCGGCCGTGGTACTGGCTTACGGCAAATTCATCCAAAGCATTATCGACTTCGTGATCATCGCGTTTGCGATCTTCATGGGCGTAAAAGCGATCAACCGCCTCAAGCGTGAAGAGGCCGTGGCGCCGACCCTGCCGGCAACGCCGAGCAAAGAGGAAGAGTTGCTGACGGAGATCCGTGATCTGCTCAAGGCTCAGAACAACAAGCCGCTTTAAATCGGTGGACCCAGAAAGGCGCCTATTGCAGGCGCCTTTTTTTTACCAATAATTTTCCACCGCCACTTGCCCTGGGCGCCGGCTCAGGCTCAGTTGCATGTCGCGTTGTTTGAGCAGTTGCCGTGTGTCATCGACCATCTGCGGGTTGCCGCAAATCAGCACGCGGGAGAATTCGGGGGTCAGCGCGACGCCAGCAGCGCGTTCCAGTTCGCCATTCTCGATCAGCGTGGTAATGCGCCCGTTCAGCGCCCCGGGATGCTGTTCACGCGTAACGATGGGGATGTAGACGAGTTTATGGGCGTATTCGGCCAGGTACTCTCGCTCACCCAACGCTGCAATCAGGTGCTGATACGCAAGCTCTTTGGCCTCGCGCGCGCTGTACGCCAGAACGATACGCTCGAATTTCTCCCAGGCCTCGAAGTCCTGCAGGATCGACAGAAACGGCGCCACCCCGGTACCGGTGCCCAACAACCACAGGTCGCGCCCGTCCACAAAGCGGTTCAGGGTCAGGAAGCCTGTGGCCTGGCGCTCCACCATCAAGGTGTCACCCACCTGTAGCCGGCTCAACTCACTGGTGAACTCGCCCTCCGGAACAACAATAGAGAAGAAGTCCAGGTGCTCGTCAAACGGCGACGACACGATGGAGTAAGCACGCCATACGGTACTCCCATCCGCCTTGCTCACCCCCAGGCGCACAAACTGGCCGGCAGTAAACCGAAAGCCCGGATCGCGTGTGGTGCGCAGGGTAAACAGGCTAGGGGTCAGCGATTGCACGTCGAGCAACGTCTGGCGGGTAAATTTCTCAGCACTGGCCGTCATGGGGGTCTCCGTTCAACAGGTACCCCTAGTGTCCCCCAAAGTCGCACAGGGAAACACCGTTGGTTTGTACTGGCATTACCGTTGACCCGGATGCTTACAGACAGAGGGGAACGTAAAATTATTACATTCCAAAGACATTTAAGCGCAGGACGGGCATTAAATTACCAACTAATCATTTAGCTATTTCCCAACTTCCAATACGCCATTAGATGACACAGTCAATCTAACTGATATCAATCCAATATCGTCAGCAACCTGTTAAAACCAATGAGATTTTCTTACTAACAACAAAACTTACACAAAAAACTCACTGCTGTACAAGTTCATGAAGTGTAAAGACGAAGGCCACATGACATTTTTTTCACCTCTCCATGTAGCCTTTATCCTACACTCCTTTCCGTGCCTCATTGGGAGCCAGGAAGTGCCCGGGCAATAACAACATGTATGGAGAGTTACCGATGGTCAACTGGCGCAACACGAGGATCCCAAAACTTGAAGGCGAGGATAAGATCACCACTGTTTATGAGATGGTCGTGAATCACACCTATCAGCTCGGCTTTGAATATTGCTCATTTACGATGAGTTCCCTACAACCCACCCTTCAAACAAAACAGTTTCACTTAAACAACTATCCAAATGAATGGAACAGCGTTTACAAGCAAGCGAACTTCTTTGATATAGACCCAGTAGTAGCCCACTGCAAACGTAGCGTAATGCCTATCGTGTGGGACGAAAAAACGTTCAGCACCACGCCACACTTATGGTCGTTGGCCCAATCGTTTGGCGTGCATTTTGGTTGGACTCAGGCAGTACACGACTTCCAGGGCGTGTTCAGCATGCTGACCCTGGGCCGAAGTACCGGCGAAGTCAGTCCCCAAGAGCTTTACGAGAAAGCCGGCCAGGCACTGTGGCTTTGCCACGTATTGCACGCGGCGGTGGCACAAAAACATGCCGATAAACCGAGTATTACGCCGCCTTGCAAATTGACCCCACGGGAAACGGAAATCCTCAAATGGTCAGCCATGGGCAAGACGGCGTCGGACATTGCCACGATCCTGTGTCTGTCAGAACGTACCGTGGGCTTTCATATCAGCAGTTGCCTCAAAAAATTGGGCGTCAATAACAAGATCGCCGCCGTGCTCTGTGCCTCCAAAGCGGGCCTGTTTTAACCGGCGTACAAACACCGCATGTAATCCCACCGAAAAAAAAGTAACATTTACGGCCTATTCTGAGTGTTGAAGCCGCGCCTCGGTGCCGCCTCGCCGTTCACTCAGTTGCCGTTCACACGGATAGTTGCGCCGGTTGCCCGCACCCGCCGCCGCCCATCGTTGACCCAGAGCCTCCCCCGCCATGCCCCTGCTTGACAGCCCCTTCGCCCAGCTCGATCTGATCCGCCAGCCAGAGCAACACAATGACCCGCTGCAGGCTTTCGATGCCGCCGACGAGTACCTGCTCAACTACCTGGCCGAACAGCCGCATGGCGCCGCAACCCGCGTACTGGTGCTCAATGACAGCTTCGGTGCCGTGGCGGCCAGCCTGGAAGGCAAGGTTCAGGTGACGTCCAGCGGCGACTCGTATCTGGCAGCCCAGGGCCTGGAGAAAAACCTGGTGCGCAATGGCAAGGCGTTTGATGCAGTACCATTCGTGCCCGCCAGCCAGGTGCCGACCGGGCCGTTCGACCGCGTACTGATCCGCGTGCCGAAGACCCTGGCCTTGCTGGAAGAGCAACTGATTCGCCTGCAAGGGCAGTTGGCGCCGGGCGCCGAGGTGATCGCGGGCGCTATGATCAAGCACCTGCCACGGGCTGCAGGCGAGCTGCTTGAGCGCTATATCGGGCCCATGCACGCCTCGCTTGCGGTCAAAAAAGCCCGGCTGCTGATTGCCACGGTCGAAGATCGACCGGTTGCCGCCTCGCCCTACCCCACCCGCTACGCCTTGGACGCACCGGCCATCGAGTTGCGTAACCACGCCAACGTGTTCTGCCGTGAAGGCCTGGACATCGGCACCCGCGCCTTCCTCCCGCACCTGCCGAAAAACCTGGGCAGCGCTCGCGTCGCCGACCTGGGCTGCGGTAACGGCGTGCTGGCGATTGCCAGTGCACTGCAAAACCCCGACGCGCAGTACACGCTCGTGGATGAATCCTACATGGCCGTGCAGTCGGCGCTCGAGAATTGGCAGGCGGCACTCGGGGCGCGAGAAGTCATCGTTCGCGCCGCTGATGGCCTCGCCGGCCAGGAACCGCAGTCCCTGGACGTGGTGCTGTGCAACCCGCCGTTCCACCAGCAACAGGTGGTCGGCGACTTCCTTGCCTGGCGCATGTTCCAGCAGGCGCGGGAGGCCCTGGTGGTCGGTGGCGCGCTTTACATCGTGGGTAACCGCCACTTGGGCTATCACAGCAAGTTGGCGCGTTTATTCCGTGGCGTTGAGCAAGTGGCCGCCACGCCTAAGTTCGTGATTCTCAAAGCGCGCAAATAAAAAACCCCGCCTTTCTCGCAAAAGGCGGGGTTGAAAGCCGGGCCGCAAGGCCCGGAACGGGATGTCAGTGAGTCGTCAGGCCGGCCGCGCTCATGAACATACGCATCAGGCTGGCCACGACGAACAGGGCCAGCACACTGCCGGTCCAGATCATCGCCAGCCACCCCAGGCGCCGCCACAACGGCTGTTTCTCGGCCTGTTCGATCTCGTGCAACGTAGGTTTGCCGGGCATGTTACGACCCTCCTAGTGATAACCGTCTTCGTGGGTGACCTTGCCGCGGAACACGTAGTAGCTCCAGAAGGTGTAACCCAGGATAAACGGGATGATGAACAGCGTGCCCACCAGCATGAAGCCCTGGCTTTGCGGCGGCGCGGCGGCGTCCCAGATCGAGACAGACGGTGGAATGATGTTCGGCCACAGGCTGATCCCCAGGCCGCTGTAGCCGAGGAAGATCAGTACCAGTGTCAGCAGGAACGGCGTGTAGTGCGCATTACGCGCCACTGCGCGGATCAAACCGTACATGGTCACCAGCACCAGGATCGGCACCGGCAGGAACCAGAACAGGTTCGGCAGGGTGAACCAGCGCGAGGCGATTTCCGGATGCGCCAGCGGCGTCCACAGGCTGACGATACCGATCACCGCCAACACCACAAAGGCCAACGGCCGCGCCAGGTTGTGCATCTGCTCCTGCAACTTGCCTTCAGTCTTCATGATCAGCCAGGTGCAACCGAGCAAGGCATACGCGACCACCAGGGCCACGCCGCAGAACATCGTGAACGGCGTGGCCCAGTCGAGTGAGCCGCCGGCAAACTGGCGATTCACCACCGGGATGCCGTCGATAAATGCCCCCAGCGCCACGCCCTGGAAGAACGTCGCCGCGATGGAGCCGCCGATGAACGCCTTATCCCACAGGTGACGCTTATGGTCCTTGGCCTTGAAGCGGAACTCGAAGGCCACGCCCCGGAAGATCAGCCCGATCAGCATCAGGATCAGCGGCAGGTACAACGCCGACAACACCACCGAATAGGCCAGCGGGAACGCGCCGAACAACGCCGCGCCCCCCAGGACCAGCCAGGTTTCGTTGCCGTCCCAAACCGGGGCGACGGTGTTCATCATCACGTCACGGTCGACTTTGCCCGGGATAAACGGGAAGAGAATGCCGATACCCAGGTCGAAACCGTCCATGACCACGTACATCATGATGCCGAAGATGATGATCACGGCCCAGATCAGCGGAAGATCAATACCCATCTCAATTCCCCTTGTGCTGGATGTGAGTGTGGTCGTCATCGCTGCCATCATCGGCCGCAGACAACGGACGGGCCGGTGTGCGTTTCTGCCCAGGGCCACCATGGGTTGGCTCGGAGCCTTCGTGCGTCTGAGGCCCTTTGCGCACCAGACGCATCATGTAGCCCAACCCGGCGCCGAACAGCGCGAAGTACACCACCACGAACAACACCAGGGTAATGGTCATCTGCGCCAGGCTATGCCCGGAGGATGCATCCGCCGTGCGCATCAACCCATAGACCACCCAGGGCTGACGACCGATTTCGGTGGTGAACCAGCCGGCGAGAATCGCGATCAGGCCGGACGGGCCCATCCACAACGCCAGGTACAGGAACGGCCTGGAGGTATACATCTTGTCGCCCCGGCGCAGCCACAGGCTGAACAAACCGGTGAAGATCATCAGGAAACCCAGGCCGACCATGACCCGGAACGACCAGAACACGATGGTCGAGTTGGGACGGTCTTGCGGCGGGAAATCCTTGAGCGCCGGCACTTGCTTGTCCAGGGAGTGGGTCAGGATCAGGCTGCCCAGGTACGGGATTTCGACGGCGTATTTGGTCTTCTCGGCTTTCATGTCGGGCCAGCCGAACAGGATCAGCGGCGTCGGCTCGTTGCCGATATTTTCCCAGTGACCTTCAATCGCGGCGATTTTCGCCGGCTGATGCTTCAGCGTGTTCAGGCCATGGAAGTCGCCAATCACCGCCTGGATAGGCGCGACGATCAAAGCCATCCACATCGCCATCGACAACATGGTGC is a window of Pseudomonas antarctica DNA encoding:
- a CDS encoding ankyrin repeat domain-containing protein, encoding MRISLGLLMAMLAFVAHAEAPDPVALKAQLQDYYFDAARRGDVDMLNTFIESGYSLNTQDDKGYTALILAAYHGQGSFVERLLNAGADACVQDKRGNTALMGAIFKGELKIAQRLLATDCNPDQRNGAGQTAAMYAGLFKRIELMDELKAKGADLNAEDPIGNSASRLASGEIRTPAPR
- a CDS encoding cytochrome ubiquinol oxidase subunit I produces the protein MFGLEALDLARIQFAFTISFHILFPAITIGLASYLAVLEGLWLKTHNDTYRDLYHFWSKIFAVNFGMGVVSGLVMAYQFGTNWSRFSDFAGAVTGPLLTYEVLTAFFLEAGFLGVMLFGWNKVGRKLHFFATVMVAVGTLISTFWILSSNSWMQTPQGFEIVDGRVIPTDWFAVVFNPSFPYRLAHMATAAFVATAFFVGSSAAWHLLRGKDNPAIRTMLSMAMWMALIVAPIQAVIGDFHGLNTLKHQPAKIAAIEGHWENIGNEPTPLILFGWPDMKAEKTKYAVEIPYLGSLILTHSLDKQVPALKDFPPQDRPNSTIVFWSFRVMVGLGFLMIFTGLFSLWLRRGDKMYTSRPFLYLALWMGPSGLIAILAGWFTTEIGRQPWVVYGLMRTADASSGHSLAQMTITLVLFVVVYFALFGAGLGYMMRLVRKGPQTHEGSEPTHGGPGQKRTPARPLSAADDGSDDDHTHIQHKGN
- the radA gene encoding DNA repair protein RadA, yielding MAKAKRMYGCTECGATFPKWAGQCTECGAWNTLTETMIESGGAAAPTGRAGWTGQQAQIKTLAEVSVEEIPRFSTASGELDRVLGGGLVDGSVVLIGGDPGIGKSTILLQTLCSIASRMPALYVTGEESQQQVAMRARRLGLPQDQLRVMTETCIESIIATARIEKPKVMVIDSIQTIFTEQLQSAPGGVSQVRESAALLVRYAKQSGTAIFLVGHVTKEGALAGPRVLEHMVDTVLYFEGESDGRLRLLRAVKNRFGAVNELGVFAMTDRGLKEVSNPSAIFLTRAQEEVPGSVVMATWEGTRPMLVEVQALVDDSHLANPRRVTLGLDQNRLAMLLAVLHRHGGIPTHDQDVFLNVVGGVKVLETASDLALMAAVMSSLRNRPLPHDLLVFGEVGLSGEVRPVPSGQERLKEAAKHGFKRAIVPKGNAPKESPPGLQVIAVTRLEQALDALFE
- a CDS encoding DUF2474 domain-containing protein, producing the protein MPGKPTLHEIEQAEKQPLWRRLGWLAMIWTGSVLALFVVASLMRMFMSAAGLTTH
- the mscL gene encoding large-conductance mechanosensitive channel protein MscL, producing MGVISEFKAFAVKGNVVDMAVGIIIGAAFGKIVSSFVGDVVMPPIGLLIGGVDFADLAVQLKAAQGSAPAVVLAYGKFIQSIIDFVIIAFAIFMGVKAINRLKREEAVAPTLPATPSKEEELLTEIRDLLKAQNNKPL
- a CDS encoding helix-turn-helix transcriptional regulator; the encoded protein is MVNWRNTRIPKLEGEDKITTVYEMVVNHTYQLGFEYCSFTMSSLQPTLQTKQFHLNNYPNEWNSVYKQANFFDIDPVVAHCKRSVMPIVWDEKTFSTTPHLWSLAQSFGVHFGWTQAVHDFQGVFSMLTLGRSTGEVSPQELYEKAGQALWLCHVLHAAVAQKHADKPSITPPCKLTPRETEILKWSAMGKTASDIATILCLSERTVGFHISSCLKKLGVNNKIAAVLCASKAGLF
- a CDS encoding methyltransferase, whose translation is MPLLDSPFAQLDLIRQPEQHNDPLQAFDAADEYLLNYLAEQPHGAATRVLVLNDSFGAVAASLEGKVQVTSSGDSYLAAQGLEKNLVRNGKAFDAVPFVPASQVPTGPFDRVLIRVPKTLALLEEQLIRLQGQLAPGAEVIAGAMIKHLPRAAGELLERYIGPMHASLAVKKARLLIATVEDRPVAASPYPTRYALDAPAIELRNHANVFCREGLDIGTRAFLPHLPKNLGSARVADLGCGNGVLAIASALQNPDAQYTLVDESYMAVQSALENWQAALGAREVIVRAADGLAGQEPQSLDVVLCNPPFHQQQVVGDFLAWRMFQQAREALVVGGALYIVGNRHLGYHSKLARLFRGVEQVAATPKFVILKARK
- a CDS encoding ferredoxin--NADP reductase produces the protein MTASAEKFTRQTLLDVQSLTPSLFTLRTTRDPGFRFTAGQFVRLGVSKADGSTVWRAYSIVSSPFDEHLDFFSIVVPEGEFTSELSRLQVGDTLMVERQATGFLTLNRFVDGRDLWLLGTGTGVAPFLSILQDFEAWEKFERIVLAYSAREAKELAYQHLIAALGEREYLAEYAHKLVYIPIVTREQHPGALNGRITTLIENGELERAAGVALTPEFSRVLICGNPQMVDDTRQLLKQRDMQLSLSRRPGQVAVENYW
- the cydB gene encoding cytochrome d ubiquinol oxidase subunit II, yielding MGIDLPLIWAVIIIFGIMMYVVMDGFDLGIGILFPFIPGKVDRDVMMNTVAPVWDGNETWLVLGGAALFGAFPLAYSVVLSALYLPLILMLIGLIFRGVAFEFRFKAKDHKRHLWDKAFIGGSIAATFFQGVALGAFIDGIPVVNRQFAGGSLDWATPFTMFCGVALVVAYALLGCTWLIMKTEGKLQEQMHNLARPLAFVVLAVIGIVSLWTPLAHPEIASRWFTLPNLFWFLPVPILVLVTMYGLIRAVARNAHYTPFLLTLVLIFLGYSGLGISLWPNIIPPSVSIWDAAAPPQSQGFMLVGTLFIIPFILGYTFWSYYVFRGKVTHEDGYH
- the katB gene encoding catalase KatB, translating into MNTPMSRGPVSARYALALVTASLLSLSVQAANLTRDNGAAVGDNQNSQTAGANGPVLLQDVQLIQKLQRFDRERIPERVVHARGTGAHGTFTATDNLSDLTKAKVFAAGEATPVFVRFSAVVHGNHSPETLRDPRGFATKFYTAEGNWDLVGNNFPTFFIRDAIKFPDMVHAFKPDPRTNLDDDSRRFDFFSHVPESTRTLTELYSDSGTPASYREMDGNGVHAYKLINAKGEVHYVKFHWKSLQGIKNLDPKQVTEVQGRDYSHMTNDLVTHINKGDFPKWDLYVQVLKPEDLAKFDFDPLDATKIWPNVPERKVGQMVLNRNPANVFQETEQVAMAPANLVPGIEPSEDRLLQGRVFSYADTQMYRLGPNALQLPINAPRVTVNNGNQDGAMNFGKTTTGVNYQPSRLLPREEPQTARYSQSALSGSTQQAKIQREQNFKQAGDLYRTYSKKERQDLIENFGGSLATTDDESKHIILSFLYKADPEYGTGVTKVAKGDLARVKALAEKLTD